From Actinopolymorpha cephalotaxi, one genomic window encodes:
- a CDS encoding cobalamin B12-binding domain-containing protein produces the protein MQAEQVRSPIRVVVAKPGLDGHDRGAKVVARALRDAGMEVIYTGLHQTPEQIVETAIQEDADGIGLSVLSGAHLTLFRRLTDLLRERDADDIVVFGGGIIPEADIVTLARMGVARVFTPGASTQEIVGWVSTHLGDQAEGAEASVAQTAQAAHTGESAHTGESVEGTEASPA, from the coding sequence GTGCAGGCAGAACAGGTGCGTTCGCCGATCCGGGTGGTCGTCGCCAAGCCCGGGCTGGACGGCCACGACCGGGGAGCGAAGGTCGTTGCCCGTGCGCTGCGCGACGCCGGCATGGAGGTCATCTACACTGGCCTGCACCAGACTCCGGAGCAGATCGTGGAGACCGCGATCCAGGAGGACGCCGACGGGATCGGCCTGTCCGTACTCTCCGGTGCGCACCTGACGCTGTTCCGGCGGCTGACGGATCTGCTGCGGGAGCGGGATGCCGACGACATCGTGGTGTTCGGCGGGGGGATCATCCCCGAGGCCGACATCGTGACGCTGGCGCGGATGGGAGTTGCCCGCGTCTTCACTCCCGGCGCGTCGACCCAGGAGATCGTGGGCTGGGTCAGCACCCACCTCGGCGACCAGGCCGAGGGCGCGGAGGCGTCGGTGGCACAGACCGCACAGGCCGCGCACACCGGAGAGAGCGCCCACACCGGCGAGAGCGTGGAGGGTACGGAGGCGTCGCCGGCCTGA
- a CDS encoding M23 family metallopeptidase → MFVGSNALARGETTVQRALPASIARSVSQVEQAREDAARRSDRSKRTAKPTADAADLAAAHRARAAADQERAAWAAEHSQEIRSIERTAAGASGRQTMERSIEWTLPVRKFRLSAGYGRAGSMWSHLHTGLDFASPLGTPVYAVGDGEIIGAGWESAYSAFGNRIQVRHEDGTVTWYCHLSRIALRSGPVRAGTLIGYVGSTGNSSGPHLHFEVHPAGGTAIDPMPWLRQKGLL, encoded by the coding sequence GTGTTCGTGGGTTCGAACGCGCTGGCGCGGGGCGAGACCACGGTCCAACGCGCGCTGCCGGCAAGCATCGCCCGGAGCGTGAGCCAGGTCGAGCAGGCCCGTGAGGACGCGGCCAGGCGATCCGACCGGTCCAAGCGCACCGCCAAGCCCACCGCGGACGCCGCCGACCTGGCCGCTGCGCACCGCGCCCGAGCGGCCGCCGACCAGGAGCGAGCGGCCTGGGCCGCGGAGCACAGCCAGGAGATCCGGTCGATCGAACGCACCGCGGCGGGAGCCTCGGGGCGGCAGACGATGGAACGCTCCATCGAGTGGACCCTGCCGGTACGCAAGTTCCGCCTGTCGGCGGGCTATGGCCGGGCCGGCTCCATGTGGAGCCACCTGCACACAGGCTTGGACTTCGCGTCGCCGCTCGGCACGCCCGTCTACGCCGTCGGCGACGGCGAGATCATCGGCGCGGGCTGGGAGAGCGCGTACAGCGCGTTCGGCAACCGGATCCAGGTGCGGCACGAGGACGGCACCGTGACGTGGTACTGCCACCTGTCGCGGATCGCCCTCCGGAGCGGCCCGGTGCGTGCCGGCACGCTGATCGGCTACGTCGGGAGCACCGGCAACTCCAGCGGACCACACCTGCACTTCGAGGTGCACCCCGCCGGGGGTACGGCAATCGACCCGATGCCCTGGCTGCGCCAGAAGGGTCTTCTCTGA